In a genomic window of Gossypium arboreum isolate Shixiya-1 chromosome 7, ASM2569848v2, whole genome shotgun sequence:
- the LOC108488305 gene encoding uncharacterized protein LOC108488305 gives MEAKKEVPVPVIELESEESSTEEAEVESPRSVVVEMKKKVERVHSLVLRIREEESHLGEDLVSRDKENENDVVVVVRGGFYEKRRRGVNVVLACSPLSGKNNVKTPCSKAT, from the coding sequence ATGGAGGCAAAGAAGGAGGTTCCGGTTCCAGTTATTGAGTTGGAGAGTGAAGAGTCATCGACGGAGGAGGCGGAGGTGGAGTCGCCGAGATCGGTGGTGGTGGAGATGAAGAAGAAAGTGGAGAGAGTTCATAGTCTGGTTTTGAGGATAAGAGAAGAGGAATCACATCTTGGCGAAGATCTCGTCAGCCGTGACAAAGAGAATGAGAATGACGTCGTCGTCGTCGTTCGTGGAGGTTTCTATGAAAAACGACGACGTGGTGTTAACGTGGTTCTTGCCTGCTCGCCTCTCAGCGGCAAGAACAATGTTAAAACGCCTTGCAGTAAAGCTACTTAA